The genome window GCGCCGGCGAAATCTATTCCCCCCTGTCGCAACAATACGACCTCGACAAAAACAACGAAAACGGCGTATTCAGCATCCGCGAACACGAACCCATGTACATCATGCCCGCATGGTACCGCAGCTCGCCCAACTACACCCCCAGCACCCCCACGCGCGGCGTAGCCATCGATGCGGTTCACACCCAGCAAAAACGCATTGAAACCAAGATGCAAATCTCCCTGAAAACCAAAATCGCCGAAGACCTGTTCGGCACCCATGCCGACCTTTGGGCAGGCTACACCCAGCAATCCAACTGGCAAGTTTATAACCGCGGCAAAAAATCCGCCCCCTTCCGCAACAGTGACTACGCCCCCGAGCTGTTTATCACCCAGCCCGTCAAAGCCAACCTCCCCTTCGGCGGCAAACTGCGGATGCTCGGCGTGGGCTACATCCACCAATCCAACGGGCAAAGCCAGCCCCTGTCGCGCTCATGGAACCGCATCTACGCCATGGCGGGCATGGAATGGGGCAAGCTGTCGGTCATTCCCCGCATCTGGGCGCGGCTAGACCCCGGCGCCGATAAAGACGACAACCCCGACATCATGCGCTACATGGGCTACGGCGATTTGCGCCTCGCCTACCAGTTTGACAACAAACACGCCCTGTCCGGCACCCTGCGCTACAACCCCAAACACAACAAAGGCGCGGTGCAGCTCAACTACACCTTCCCGCTCAAAGGCAACCTGAAAGGCTATGTGCAAGGCTTCTACGGCTATGGCGAAAGCCTGATTGACTACAACCACAAACAAAAAGGCATCGGCGTAGGGCTGATGTTCAACGGCTGGGACGCGCTTTAATACCCACTCCAAGGCAGCCTGAAATTGCCCAACCCGCTTTCAGGCTGCCTCAACATCGCCCACCAAACCACCCGCAAAACGCGTATAATCCAGCCCTTCGCACTTCATCCCCCCGCACAACAAGCGCACCATGAGCATCGGCAAGTACCTCAAAAAATACCTTATCGCAGGGCTACTCGTATGGCTGCCCATCGCCGTAACCATCTGGCTCATCGGCTACATCATCAACGCCACTGACTGGCTCGCCAACCTTGTCCCACAAAAATGGCAGCCTGAAAACTACATCGGCTTTAACATTCCAGGGCAAGGCTTCATCATCGCCATCATCGTCTTGCTGATTACAGGCATCCTCGCCGCCAATATGCTCGGGCGCAAATTCCTGGAAGCATGGGACAGCCTGCTCGGACGCATCCCCGTGGTCAAATCCATTTATTCCAGCGTCAAAAAAGTATCCGAAAGCCTGCTGTCCGACAACGCCCGCTCGTTCCAAACCCCTGTGCTGATACCCTTTCCCCAGCCCAATATTTGGACGATTGCGTTTGTGTCGGGCGAAGTGCCGCAAGCCGTAGCCCAAGCCCTGCCCGAACCAACCGACTACGTTTCCGTGTACGTCCCCACCACGCCCAACCCCACAGGCGGCTACTACATCATGGTGCGGCGCAGCGACATCCGCCAATTCAACATGAGCGTGGACGAAGCCCTAAAATACGTTATTTCCCTCGGCATGGTGATGCCCAACGACCCGCACGTGATAGCGCAGCCTGAAAAAGCAGAAGCGAAAGAATCATGAGCAGCTACGCCCCGCCCAACCCCAGCCTATATAGCATCAACTCCCTATTATTGATAACCGCCTTGGCTGCGATTGGGCTGGTTTTATGGTGGTGGGAACATCACGATGATTAAGCGTTTTCAGGCTGTCTATAAACGAGATTAAAGGACAAATTCCATTAGACAATCCGCAAACCATTCATTTGCCTTATTCCGCCCGATTTGATGAACACGTTACTCATGTCAATGTGCGCGTAGTCGGCAACGAGCGCATTATCAGCCCCGCTAATCAAGTGTGGGACAGCTTCTTTTTAAGCGGCAACACCGCCAGCGCAGATTTTATGGCAGAGCGCGAAACGGCAGTGCAGCCTGAACGAGATGGTTTATAACCATGTTGAAATATATGCTTGATACCAATATCGTGATTTATGTGATGAAACAAAATCCGATTGAGGTATTGGATACATTTAACCGCCATGCTGCGCATCTTTGTATCAGTAGTATTACTGCCGCAGAATTGTATTATGGCGCAGAAAAAAGCAGCTTTCCTGAACGCAATCTACAACGTGCGGAAGATTTTATGTCGCGCTTGCAAGTTTTGTCATATGGCATAAAAGCTGCCACTCATTTTGGCAATATTCGTTATGAACTACAAAAACAAGGGCAACTAATTGGCGAAAATAATATGCACATCGCCGCTCATGCCCGCAGCGAAGGGTTGGTTTTAGTGAGCAATAATTTACGTGAATTTGAGCGGGTTGCGGGGCTAAGGTTTGAAAATTGGGTAACTTCACACTAAATTATGCCAATGCATCATACTGATAAATAACCCATTTCAGGCAGCCTGAAATCAAACTAAGGACACCCATGAACCTCCTCCTCATCAACGGCGGCAAAGCATTCGGACATTCACAAGGCAAACTCAATCACAGCCTACACACAATCGCACAAGAAACACTCACCGCGCTTGGGCATCGCACCCAAGAAACCGTGATAGAAAACGGCTACGATATCCAAGCAGAAGTAGAAAAAATCCTATGGGCAGATGCCGTCATTTGGCAAATGCCAGGTTGGTGGATGGGCGAGCCGTGGACAGTTAAAGAATACATGGACAAAGTATTTTCCGCAGGTGCAGGCAAATTATTTGCCAGCGATGGGCGACACAGCGCCACGCCCACCGAAGGCTACGGC of Kingella oralis contains these proteins:
- a CDS encoding NAD(P)H-dependent oxidoreductase produces the protein MNLLLINGGKAFGHSQGKLNHSLHTIAQETLTALGHRTQETVIENGYDIQAEVEKILWADAVIWQMPGWWMGEPWTVKEYMDKVFSAGAGKLFASDGRHSATPTEGYGTGGLLHGKHHMLSLTWNAPIEAFTRAGDFFDGAGVDGVYLHFHKANEFLGMRPLPTFICNDVIKNPQPERYFADYAQHLTQVFGKAE
- the vapB gene encoding type II toxin-antitoxin system VapB family antitoxin; translation: MPYSARFDEHVTHVNVRVVGNERIISPANQVWDSFFLSGNTASADFMAERETAVQPERDGL
- a CDS encoding phospholipase A, giving the protein MKKALLLTIISLAPLAQAETQNEIPLLPTNAPANSPAIPVSDAQSCVAISDPATRLACYDRAYTAPNQAEPKSIDIAQSHAASKAAQSPQIVFAEPSAGEIYSPLSQQYDLDKNNENGVFSIREHEPMYIMPAWYRSSPNYTPSTPTRGVAIDAVHTQQKRIETKMQISLKTKIAEDLFGTHADLWAGYTQQSNWQVYNRGKKSAPFRNSDYAPELFITQPVKANLPFGGKLRMLGVGYIHQSNGQSQPLSRSWNRIYAMAGMEWGKLSVIPRIWARLDPGADKDDNPDIMRYMGYGDLRLAYQFDNKHALSGTLRYNPKHNKGAVQLNYTFPLKGNLKGYVQGFYGYGESLIDYNHKQKGIGVGLMFNGWDAL
- the vapC gene encoding type II toxin-antitoxin system tRNA(fMet)-specific endonuclease VapC; this translates as MLDTNIVIYVMKQNPIEVLDTFNRHAAHLCISSITAAELYYGAEKSSFPERNLQRAEDFMSRLQVLSYGIKAATHFGNIRYELQKQGQLIGENNMHIAAHARSEGLVLVSNNLREFERVAGLRFENWVTSH
- a CDS encoding DUF502 domain-containing protein, with translation MSIGKYLKKYLIAGLLVWLPIAVTIWLIGYIINATDWLANLVPQKWQPENYIGFNIPGQGFIIAIIVLLITGILAANMLGRKFLEAWDSLLGRIPVVKSIYSSVKKVSESLLSDNARSFQTPVLIPFPQPNIWTIAFVSGEVPQAVAQALPEPTDYVSVYVPTTPNPTGGYYIMVRRSDIRQFNMSVDEALKYVISLGMVMPNDPHVIAQPEKAEAKES